A stretch of the Sphingobacterium thalpophilum genome encodes the following:
- the mqnC gene encoding cyclic dehypoxanthinyl futalosine synthase encodes MNASNLLERALRFEFLSKEEGVFLYQNAPTADLTFVANELRKIQVPHGKVTWQIDRNVNTTNVCVANCKFCNFFRRPGHEDSYITDIESYKQKIEETFKYGGDQLLLQGGHHPDLGINFYKDLFKQLKDLYPTLKLHSLGPPEIAHISKLENMSHIDVLTQLQAAGLDSLPGAGAEILNDRVRRLISKGKCGGKEWLDVMRAAHKINLPTSATMMFGHIETIEERFEHLVWIREVQEEKPKDAYGFIAFIPWPFQDDGTLLKRLRGITNNVTSEEYIRMIALSRIMLPNIKNIQASWLTVGKRTAQLCLHAGANDFGSIMIEENVVSAAGAPHRFTSKSIQEAILEAGFEPQLRTQKYEFRELPAHMVEQVINY; translated from the coding sequence ATGAATGCAAGTAATTTATTAGAACGGGCGCTCCGATTTGAGTTCCTCTCCAAGGAAGAGGGTGTATTTTTATATCAAAACGCCCCTACAGCTGATTTGACTTTTGTAGCCAATGAATTGCGAAAGATACAAGTGCCACATGGCAAAGTAACCTGGCAGATTGACCGAAATGTCAATACCACCAATGTTTGCGTTGCGAATTGCAAGTTTTGCAACTTCTTTCGTCGACCCGGACACGAGGATAGCTATATCACTGATATCGAAAGTTACAAACAGAAGATCGAAGAAACCTTTAAATATGGTGGTGACCAGTTATTATTGCAAGGAGGCCACCATCCCGATTTAGGTATTAATTTCTACAAGGATCTATTTAAGCAGCTAAAGGATCTTTATCCTACACTAAAATTGCATTCGCTTGGCCCGCCCGAGATCGCTCATATCTCCAAACTGGAAAATATGAGTCATATCGATGTGCTCACCCAGCTACAAGCTGCTGGTCTGGATTCTCTTCCGGGCGCCGGCGCGGAGATCCTTAACGACCGTGTCAGACGACTTATTTCGAAAGGAAAATGTGGCGGAAAGGAATGGCTTGATGTGATGCGTGCCGCACATAAAATAAATTTGCCTACTTCTGCGACAATGATGTTTGGACACATAGAAACCATAGAAGAACGGTTTGAACATCTCGTCTGGATTCGGGAAGTACAGGAAGAAAAACCAAAAGACGCCTACGGCTTTATCGCTTTTATTCCTTGGCCTTTCCAAGATGATGGTACTTTATTGAAACGGCTCCGCGGCATTACCAACAACGTAACCAGCGAAGAGTATATCCGCATGATTGCCTTAAGCAGAATTATGCTACCCAACATTAAAAACATCCAAGCGTCCTGGCTTACTGTTGGCAAAAGAACAGCGCAGCTCTGCCTTCATGCCGGAGCTAACGATTTCGGTTCCATTATGATTGAAGAAAACGTCGTATCGGCAGCTGGTGCGCCACACCGTTTTACCTCAAAGTCCATACAAGAGGCTATCTTGGAAGCAGGCTTTGAGCCGCAGTTGAGAACGCAAAAATATGAGTTCAGGGAACTTCCGGCGCATATGGTCGAACAAGTGATTAACTATTAA
- the trxA gene encoding thioredoxin codes for MATFDQIIQSNSLVLVDFFATWCGPCQTMAPILQDVKEFYQEDLSIIKIDVDKNPKIASIYKVSGVPTFLLFKNGQQVWRQSGMIPKMELHKLIDQVK; via the coding sequence ATGGCAACTTTTGACCAGATTATACAATCAAATTCACTGGTTTTGGTGGATTTTTTTGCGACGTGGTGCGGTCCATGCCAGACTATGGCGCCAATATTACAGGATGTAAAGGAGTTTTATCAGGAGGATTTGTCTATCATCAAGATAGACGTCGACAAAAATCCGAAAATTGCCTCTATCTATAAGGTAAGCGGTGTCCCGACGTTTTTGCTATTTAAAAATGGGCAGCAGGTATGGCGGCAGAGCGGAATGATCCCGAAGATGGAATTGCACAAGCTTATTGATCAGGTGAAGTAA
- a CDS encoding RagB/SusD family nutrient uptake outer membrane protein: MKKTNIITVLGLSLTLFASCGKSFLERDPQGELPEYQIINAKGIEASLIGAYGILNGNVNGTWGNYSSAPSQWLFGEVAADNAHKGSEATDQPNMNLIEFHTPNSSNDNLSQMWEVYYEGVSRANNTLRILKQDQAGDKTVTADRAVEIEAEARVLRAHYYFFLWRVFKNLVYVDENITYEEAKTKPNKDDVLPKIIDDLKFGIDKLPATKINKQSGRMDQIIAKAYLGKVYLYQKKYAEALTLFKDVIGTKDIRTMPYQNNFDVLTEDGPEALLVSKHAINPDGSGDNANVGDMLSGLNGSNPVGCCGFYQPTIDLVNAYKVGADGLPLLDGSYRDNPYKSDFGLSDDDKKKYKLNVTMRFDPRLDYTVGRRGVQFHDYGVMPGDAWIREASSGGPFVGIKTMIPQSLFGGHTAAGAAYITDLDVNIIRLADVILMAAECQVELGDLDGALKSVNSIRERAAKLPPKLTGDGVPAAAYNVKPYPSFKDQNQARNAVRFERRLELALEGHRFYDLVRWGEAKAVLESYSAFEGGIISRYKGLVFGSRNEYFPIPQAQIDRSGGALVQNPGY, encoded by the coding sequence ATGAAAAAAACAAATATAATAACAGTTCTAGGGTTATCATTGACCTTATTTGCATCTTGTGGAAAGTCTTTTCTCGAACGAGATCCGCAAGGGGAGCTGCCCGAATATCAGATAATAAATGCAAAAGGTATAGAAGCTTCTTTGATAGGAGCGTACGGTATCTTAAACGGAAATGTGAATGGAACCTGGGGCAATTACTCCTCCGCGCCTAGCCAATGGCTGTTCGGCGAAGTAGCGGCAGATAATGCTCACAAAGGATCTGAAGCAACAGATCAGCCGAATATGAATTTAATTGAATTCCATACACCTAATAGTTCGAACGATAACTTAAGTCAGATGTGGGAGGTCTATTATGAAGGAGTGTCAAGAGCAAACAACACATTGCGCATTTTAAAACAGGACCAAGCAGGCGACAAGACGGTTACTGCCGATAGGGCGGTGGAGATCGAGGCGGAGGCTAGGGTATTGCGCGCGCATTATTATTTCTTTCTCTGGCGTGTGTTTAAAAACCTCGTTTACGTGGACGAAAATATTACTTATGAAGAAGCGAAGACCAAACCGAATAAAGATGATGTGTTGCCTAAAATAATTGATGATCTGAAATTCGGAATAGACAAACTTCCGGCAACTAAAATCAACAAGCAGTCGGGCCGCATGGACCAGATTATTGCCAAAGCTTATTTGGGTAAGGTGTACTTATATCAGAAAAAATATGCAGAGGCGCTCACATTATTTAAAGATGTCATCGGTACTAAAGATATTCGTACCATGCCTTACCAAAATAATTTTGATGTGCTGACAGAAGATGGACCTGAAGCTTTACTCGTATCAAAACATGCTATCAATCCGGATGGATCGGGTGATAATGCGAACGTGGGTGATATGTTGTCTGGATTAAATGGAAGTAACCCAGTAGGCTGCTGTGGATTTTATCAGCCAACTATAGACTTGGTCAATGCATACAAAGTAGGAGCGGATGGTCTTCCGCTTTTAGATGGTAGCTATCGCGATAATCCGTATAAATCCGATTTTGGATTGTCAGATGATGATAAGAAAAAGTATAAATTAAATGTAACTATGCGCTTTGATCCTCGATTGGACTATACCGTCGGACGAAGGGGGGTACAATTTCATGATTATGGTGTAATGCCAGGTGATGCCTGGATTCGTGAGGCAAGTTCCGGAGGCCCTTTTGTGGGAATCAAGACAATGATTCCTCAGAGTTTATTTGGGGGACATACTGCTGCAGGTGCGGCTTATATAACAGATCTGGATGTCAATATCATCCGCTTAGCGGATGTCATATTGATGGCAGCTGAATGTCAGGTTGAATTGGGAGATTTGGACGGTGCTCTTAAATCCGTTAACTCCATCCGTGAAAGGGCTGCAAAATTGCCTCCAAAACTGACGGGGGATGGTGTGCCCGCCGCGGCTTACAATGTAAAGCCTTATCCATCTTTCAAGGATCAAAATCAAGCCCGCAATGCCGTGCGCTTTGAGCGAAGATTGGAGTTGGCCTTGGAGGGACATCGCTTTTATGATCTGGTGCGCTGGGGAGAAGCAAAAGCTGTGCTTGAAAGTTACTCAGCTTTTGAGGGCGGTATTATCTCGCGTTATAAAGGACTGGTTTTTGGAAGCCGAAACGAGTACTTCCCGATTCCACAAGCACAAATTGATAGAAGTGGTGGTGCTTTAGTACAAAACCCAGGCTATTAA
- a CDS encoding SusC/RagA family TonB-linked outer membrane protein — MMKKTDKNCCFDLILGQKFNKRFLLMSSLLIAGGMTAQVTANGLVAHKRVEVVSLVKVRGFQETPIKGVVKDAATGEPISGVSVKVKGSSRGTSTDPNGAFTIEGKVGDVLVVSYIGYSSSEITIAGKADLTISLNSSQDALEEVVVTGYSAQRKKDLTGAVAVVNVKDLKTTPAASAVESLQGRATGVQIVVDGAPGSTPQIKIRGYSTINNNEPLYIIDGVPYEGKLSWLNQSDIESMQVLKDASAASIYGSRANNGVVIITTKIGREGKPQFNIESYYGVQVPNSSRFPKMLTPQQLLDIENRLNGTNNKLPDYLINGPQVGGKDVITDADIDMSKYKYDANSRADFFQITKANKAGTNWFEALSQNAPTQSHQLSVLGGGENASYAISGGYLKQKGTIIHTGFEKYNIRSNTRFSAFNNKLRFGENIQYSFTEGFGVGVNTNTAGDYIGEGSVLGFAYRIHNIIPVYDEGGNFAGSVGGQYGNGENPVAIAYRAKDNKNRSNMFFGNVFGEFDILSGLTFRSSFGMKYENYNGIAYTYPNPEFTEGSFNNGINEYFGLNKEWTWTNTLNYKATFNEAHTLNILAGTEAIQNRNRQIRGKGNGFFTMSTLDYLYLDAATTGRVSEGAGSVGALFSIFGKVDYSYRDRYILSATIRRDGSSNFGTSNQYGTFPGASAAWRLSQEEFMKDIPWLSDLKIRAGYGVTGNQRIPSNQFLNRYQVAINSSSYPIDGNLGSGMWQNAYSNPDVKWEQVSALNFGLDFTLLQGDFDGSFDWYNKKTKDMLYLLPLPAVAVGRAASPYVNIGDMQNKGIELSLNYHYGRRQESPFTLDLSGTISRNVNKIVALAPSVTQQIYGSFRSMETSILRPGEALGSFFGYKVIGIYSEADIADNNVAKYEDGRSRVGGLKFEDINGDKKIDAADRTVIGSPHPDFVYSFNINAAYKNFDFMAYFYGSHGNKNYEATRYFTDFGVFRGQKNVRVLDEWSPNNSSSMIPSQVNNASPYEYASSSYYVQDASFLKLKNLQVGYNFDTNRVFGNNTGIKKLRAYLGVTNLFTITKYEGLDPEVTATPSTYPALGVDFGVYPQARQYMLGVSLGF; from the coding sequence ATGATGAAAAAAACGGACAAAAATTGCTGTTTTGATCTCATATTGGGCCAAAAGTTCAATAAGAGGTTCCTGCTGATGAGCTCTCTACTCATAGCAGGAGGAATGACTGCTCAGGTAACTGCCAATGGGCTAGTGGCTCATAAGCGAGTTGAGGTCGTTTCACTGGTGAAAGTCAGGGGATTTCAAGAGACACCAATTAAGGGTGTGGTTAAAGATGCTGCTACTGGTGAGCCAATCAGCGGCGTTTCGGTGAAAGTGAAAGGCTCGAGTAGAGGTACATCTACCGATCCTAATGGTGCATTTACTATTGAGGGGAAGGTAGGCGATGTGCTGGTCGTAAGCTATATTGGTTATAGCAGTTCAGAAATAACTATTGCTGGAAAAGCAGATTTGACCATTTCGCTCAACTCTTCGCAAGACGCCTTGGAAGAAGTGGTTGTGACTGGATATTCTGCGCAACGTAAGAAGGATCTGACTGGAGCTGTGGCGGTTGTCAATGTGAAGGATCTTAAAACAACTCCTGCTGCCAGTGCGGTGGAATCATTACAGGGCCGGGCAACTGGGGTGCAGATTGTGGTTGATGGTGCTCCCGGTTCCACGCCGCAGATTAAGATCCGTGGATATAGCACAATCAATAACAACGAACCGTTATATATTATCGATGGTGTTCCTTATGAAGGAAAATTAAGCTGGCTGAATCAGAGCGATATAGAGTCTATGCAGGTGCTAAAAGACGCCTCAGCAGCTTCTATCTATGGTTCACGTGCAAATAATGGGGTTGTCATTATTACGACTAAAATCGGACGGGAAGGAAAGCCGCAGTTTAATATCGAATCCTACTACGGAGTACAGGTACCTAATAGTTCGAGATTCCCCAAAATGCTTACACCTCAACAGTTACTGGATATAGAAAATAGACTTAACGGCACGAACAATAAGCTTCCAGATTATCTTATAAATGGTCCTCAGGTAGGCGGTAAAGATGTGATTACGGATGCTGATATCGATATGTCAAAGTATAAATATGATGCAAATAGCCGTGCAGATTTCTTCCAGATAACAAAAGCGAATAAGGCGGGTACGAATTGGTTTGAGGCCCTATCCCAGAACGCACCGACACAATCTCATCAGCTCAGCGTGTTGGGCGGAGGCGAAAATGCCTCATATGCAATTTCGGGTGGCTATCTTAAACAAAAGGGAACAATTATCCATACAGGGTTTGAGAAATATAATATCCGATCCAATACGCGCTTTTCAGCTTTCAACAATAAGTTACGCTTCGGTGAAAATATACAATATAGTTTTACAGAAGGATTCGGGGTCGGGGTGAATACAAATACGGCCGGAGACTACATAGGTGAGGGTAGTGTGCTAGGTTTCGCGTATCGCATTCATAATATTATTCCTGTATATGATGAGGGTGGAAATTTTGCCGGTTCTGTAGGCGGCCAATATGGTAATGGTGAAAATCCTGTTGCTATCGCTTATCGCGCAAAAGATAATAAGAATAGAAGCAATATGTTCTTTGGTAACGTCTTTGGTGAATTTGACATATTGTCGGGCCTAACATTCCGGAGCAGTTTTGGTATGAAGTATGAAAACTACAATGGTATAGCATATACGTATCCTAATCCCGAATTTACCGAAGGTAGCTTTAATAACGGAATTAACGAATACTTTGGATTGAATAAAGAATGGACATGGACGAATACGTTAAATTATAAAGCCACATTCAATGAAGCACATACACTGAATATTTTGGCAGGCACGGAAGCCATTCAGAACAGAAATAGACAGATCAGAGGTAAAGGCAATGGATTCTTTACCATGTCAACCTTAGATTATCTCTATTTGGATGCAGCAACTACTGGACGAGTGAGTGAAGGTGCTGGTTCTGTTGGTGCCCTATTTTCTATTTTTGGAAAAGTGGATTATTCCTACAGAGACAGGTATATCTTGAGTGCAACCATCCGTCGGGACGGGTCTTCGAACTTTGGTACTAGTAATCAATATGGAACATTTCCCGGAGCAAGTGCTGCCTGGCGTCTTTCTCAAGAAGAATTTATGAAAGATATTCCTTGGCTCTCGGATTTGAAAATAAGAGCAGGATATGGTGTGACAGGTAACCAGCGAATTCCTTCCAATCAGTTTTTGAACCGTTATCAGGTCGCCATTAACTCCTCTTCTTATCCAATCGATGGAAATTTGGGTTCGGGAATGTGGCAGAATGCCTATAGCAATCCAGATGTAAAATGGGAGCAGGTGTCGGCATTGAACTTTGGTTTGGATTTTACCTTATTACAAGGAGATTTTGATGGATCTTTCGACTGGTATAACAAAAAAACCAAGGACATGTTATATTTGCTGCCCCTGCCCGCTGTTGCTGTTGGCCGTGCCGCATCACCTTATGTAAATATTGGCGATATGCAAAACAAAGGGATAGAACTGTCTCTTAATTACCATTATGGTAGACGCCAGGAAAGTCCATTCACGTTGGATCTGTCAGGAACGATCTCACGCAACGTTAATAAGATCGTGGCCTTGGCACCTTCTGTAACTCAGCAGATATACGGTAGCTTCAGGAGTATGGAGACCTCTATCTTAAGGCCGGGTGAAGCACTGGGCTCTTTCTTTGGGTATAAAGTGATTGGAATCTATTCGGAAGCTGATATTGCGGATAATAACGTAGCGAAATATGAAGATGGCAGATCTAGGGTTGGAGGTTTGAAATTTGAGGATATTAACGGTGACAAGAAAATAGATGCTGCGGACCGGACCGTAATCGGAAGTCCACATCCTGATTTTGTATATTCCTTTAACATCAATGCGGCTTATAAAAACTTTGATTTTATGGCATACTTCTATGGCTCTCATGGAAACAAGAACTATGAGGCGACACGTTACTTTACAGATTTTGGCGTTTTTAGAGGACAGAAAAATGTACGTGTGTTGGATGAATGGAGTCCCAATAACAGCTCAAGCATGATCCCATCACAGGTGAATAATGCATCGCCGTATGAGTATGCATCGTCTAGCTACTATGTTCAGGACGCTAGTTTCCTGAAGCTAAAGAATCTTCAGGTTGGTTACAATTTTGACACCAACAGAGTTTTTGGCAATAACACCGGAATCAAAAAGCTTCGCGCTTATCTAGGGGTGACAAACCTTTTCACTATTACAAAATATGAAGGTTTAGACCCTGAGGTTACTGCGACGCCTTCAACCTATCCTGCCTTAGGCGTTGATTTCGGTGTATATCCACAAGCACGACAGTACATGCTTGGTGTGAGCCTTGGATTTTAA
- the scpB gene encoding SMC-Scp complex subunit ScpB, whose product MKDVIRNIEAIIFASAEGIDLGDIKQILQEALAIEISREELRELIKKIETKYQDEDYVLELRYINNSYQFLTKAIYHESIQQLQNHSNKRKLSQSALETLAIIAYRQPITKLEVEQIRGVSCDYSIQRLLEKKLIKIAGKADSIGKPLLYATSQQFMDHFGINGVRDLPQLKDIVTEDNAIGETNE is encoded by the coding sequence TTGAAAGACGTCATTAGAAATATTGAAGCAATCATATTTGCTTCTGCAGAAGGAATCGATCTGGGCGACATCAAGCAGATTTTGCAAGAAGCGCTCGCTATTGAGATTTCTAGGGAAGAGCTGAGAGAACTGATCAAGAAAATCGAAACCAAATATCAAGACGAAGATTACGTTTTGGAATTAAGGTATATCAACAATTCTTATCAGTTCCTGACAAAAGCTATTTACCACGAATCGATACAACAGTTACAGAACCATAGTAATAAGCGGAAACTGAGTCAGTCTGCGCTGGAAACGCTGGCCATCATTGCTTATCGACAGCCAATTACAAAGCTCGAAGTTGAACAAATTAGGGGAGTGAGCTGTGACTACTCTATTCAAAGGCTATTGGAAAAGAAATTGATTAAGATCGCAGGTAAGGCTGACAGTATTGGCAAACCGTTGCTTTACGCCACTAGTCAACAATTCATGGATCATTTCGGAATCAATGGTGTCCGCGATTTACCGCAGCTTAAAGATATTGTGACAGAAGACAACGCAATTGGCGAAACTAATGAGTAA
- a CDS encoding rhodanese-like domain-containing protein, protein MRRFLMIIFTTGLLIWGGGSPASAGQENTCCFLFGVAQDVPTLSVEQFKRYRKQTDVIVLDTRSGDEFLKGFVPQSVNIGFKGPFDTFLMRVFPDKSQKLLVIVKDVERDAVLQRLLGLGYTRVIGTLIGGIIEWKHSEGVDSIPNITVNEFYKKSDQGHIVDVRTPEEFDRGHIDNAMNIPLSDFANFGNTLKEDGEAMFVHCQSGYRSAVAVSILRAKGFKHICNIQGGYKALKEEIKENNNGNF, encoded by the coding sequence ATGCGAAGATTTTTAATGATTATCTTTACCACAGGTCTGCTTATTTGGGGCGGAGGTTCACCTGCTTCGGCCGGACAGGAAAATACCTGTTGTTTTTTGTTTGGTGTAGCCCAGGATGTCCCGACGCTCAGCGTCGAACAATTTAAAAGGTACCGTAAGCAGACTGACGTCATCGTATTGGATACACGCTCCGGTGATGAGTTTTTAAAAGGCTTTGTTCCCCAGTCTGTCAATATCGGTTTCAAGGGGCCTTTCGATACTTTTTTGATGCGGGTGTTTCCGGATAAGAGCCAGAAGCTGCTCGTTATTGTTAAAGACGTGGAGAGGGATGCAGTATTACAGCGGCTGCTCGGATTGGGATATACCCGAGTTATTGGTACTCTGATCGGTGGGATTATCGAGTGGAAACACAGTGAGGGGGTGGACTCTATACCAAATATCACGGTAAACGAATTTTATAAAAAATCAGATCAAGGTCATATTGTTGATGTTCGTACTCCTGAAGAATTTGATCGCGGACATATTGACAATGCAATGAACATTCCGTTGTCGGATTTCGCTAATTTTGGAAATACGCTTAAGGAAGATGGCGAAGCGATGTTTGTACACTGTCAGTCAGGATATAGAAGTGCGGTTGCTGTCTCCATTTTGCGCGCAAAGGGGTTTAAACATATTTGCAATATCCAAGGAGGATATAAGGCATTAAAAGAAGAAATAAAGGAGAATAATAATGGCAACTTTTGA